The Chitinophaga niabensis genome segment CATAGGATATACCGTGGAAAATGATCGTCCGAAGAAGATGGATTATTATAACATCAATGGCATGGCACCTGCGGGCAGCATCAATAGCAGTGTGATGGATATGAGTAACTGGGTGATCACCTGGATCAATGGCGGTAAGTTCAAAGGAAAAGAGATCATACCTCCGGGTTATGTTACGCAGGCCATAAGTTCCCAAATGTCCATGGGAGGCGGTGCGCCACCCAAATCTGTTCCGGATGTTCATTCCGTTGCTTATGGTTTTGGCTGGATGTTAACTTCCTACCGCGGTCATTACGAAGTAGAGCATGGCGGTAATATCAATGGTTTTTCTGCCAGTACCAGTTTTTATCCTACAGACAGTATCGGCATTGTTATCCTTACTAATCAGAATGGTTCCACAATACCCACCATTATCAGGTATGAGATCGCAGATAAGCTGCTTGGGTTGAAAGATATTGCCTGGAATAAATACTATCTGGACAAAGCAAAGCAACCACCGCAACCAAAAGACACTGCTGCAAAAGAAGTTGTGAAGGGCGCAGACGTATCCCGCCCGGCACAGGATTTTACGGGTTACTATGATAACAGGGGATATGGGAAATTTGAAATAACAGAGAAGAATGATTCCCTGTTTGTACAATTGCCGGATGGCAACAGCTGGTACTTATTGCACTATTGCTACGATATCTACGATCCTGTATTAGTAGATAAGGAAAAGGGCGTTAATAAAGACAATAAATATCCATGGCGCTTTACTTTCCGCACCGATGAGCAGGGGAATATCTCAACAGTAAGTATCCCTGTGGAATCTCCTGTTAAACCTACCATCTTTACCAGAACAGAAAAAGCACTGGCGCTGAATGCCGATTCTTTGAAGAAGTACGAAGGCGAATATACGATGGGGCCCATGACGGCCAAAGTATACCGTAAAGGAGGTGCCGAACTATTCCTGTTCGTGCAGGGGCAACCGGAATATACCTTAATACCAACCGGTAAAGATAAATTCAGCCTGAAAGGGCTAACCGGTTTTAGTGTACGCTTTACCGTGAATGACCAGGGAGAAACCACAGAAGCAGTATTCCTCCAGCCGAACGGGACCTTTAAAGTACCCAGGAAGAAATAATTGTTAAATAGACCTCCGGATATACGGAGGTTTATTTTTTTATATACCTTTGGTGTAATGAAAGGAACTGGAAATTTTGCTATGAAATTTGCCAATGATCCGCTCTGGCAAAAGATTGACACCTTCTCCCTCCATGACCCTGCTTTCACTCAGAAATTAGCTAAGGAAAACAATTGGACCCCCGGTTTTACAGAAAGAGCGATCAGCGAGTACAAACGATTCATTTACCTCTGTTGCATTATGCCAAACGGCGCTTCGCCACCACCGGTTGTAGATGAAGTATGGCACCTGCACATCCTGTACACCGTGAATTACTGGGAGGAATTTTGTGACAGAACATTAGGAAGAAAGTTACATCACCACCCTTCGGGAGGAGGCCTTGGAGAAAAAGAAAGACACGTTAACTGGTTAGAGGATACAATTAAGAACTACCGCTTCATATTTGAAGAAGAACCGCCACCAGATATCTGGGGAACAGCCTCTCCGCCCAACCTCAACATTAACCCGCCCTCCGGAAATAAGCGCCCCGTATTTCCACGATCTATACTGGTACTACTGCTCATCATATTGATCGCTGTTTTCAACAACATGAACTACGCTTTTCTTCCATGGATCACTTTTGGTGCAATCATCATCATAGTATTATCCGCTTCTTCCAATAAAAAAGGAAACGGATCAGGCGGATGCAGCGGCAGTAGTTGCAGCAGTAGTTGTAGCAGTAGTTGCGGAAGCAGTTGTGGAGGAGGTTGCGGCGGATGCGGTGGAGATTAATAAAATGAAGAGCACATGAACAGAACACAACAATACCTTGCAGCAACCCTGGCGCTTACCCTCCCTTTCCTCTATCTGCACACCTGGAACCCCTTCTCCGTCAACGGCCCTCATTTCCTCAGCTTTTACATCCTTTTATCGCTGGTTGTTTACGTATTCCCGGTCACCAGGAAACTTTCCTTTGTATTGCTGATCCTGGGCATAGCCAGGATCATACAGGGTTTGTACAACGGAAAACCTGTTTTATATCTCTTACTTCTCGTTGTGTTGAACATTATCTTAACTTTAAGTATAAATGCAAGCATATGGAAGACTCAGAGAAGCTCAAAAGAATAGTGGATGCCCGCATGAAACTGAAAGCCCGTTTCGAGGATAAGATACGGAACACGCCATCTGTATCAGATAACAGGCCCATGGGCAAAGGAAATCCCAACCGCCATGGCATGCCGGTGATCCCTGTTGGCCAAACCCTTACTGTAAAATGGCCGGTACTGGACTTAGGCATTCAACCGGATGTTCCCCTCAACGAATGGCGCCTGGTCATAGACGGAGATGTGGAAAGCCCCGTAGAACTAACCTGGGAAGATTTTCTTGCCCTTCCACAAACAGAAGATACATCGGACTTTCACTGTGTAACCACCTGGTCTAAACTGAACATGAACTGGAAAGGCGTTCGCCTGCTGGACCTTGCAGCGCTCGTGCAGCCACATGAAACGGCCACGCATATACTTTGTTACGGGTACGATGGATACACCACCAATATTTCCCTGGAAGAAGCATTAAAACCGGATGTATTATTGGTGCATACCATAGAAGGAGTACCCTTACCCAAAGAGCACGGAGGCCCTGTGAGAATGATCACCCCACAGTTATATGCCTGGAAAGGTTCTAAGTGGATCAACAGGATAGAATTCCTGCAAAAGAATAAATTAGGCTTCTGGGAAGAAAGAGGTTATTCCAATACTGCCTATCCCTGGAGGAACGATCGTTACAGCTGAATATGAACAAAGAAAAAGAAAAGGAAAATGCAGCACTGGCTGCGGTGGCCTTTATAGAAGATCATATGGTGGTAGGCCTGGGAACGGGCTCTACGGCATATTATGCCATTACCGCCATTGCCGAAAGAGTGAAAAAAGGTTTGCAGATCAAAGCAGTCCCTACCTCTGAACAAACCGCCACACTGGCCCTCTCACTCGGTATCCCATTAACGGATATCAATGCGGTGGATGTGATAGACATCACCATAGACGGCGCAGATGAATTCACGAAGGAGAAGTACATGATCAAAGGCGGCGGCGGAGCTTTGCTAAGAGAAAAGATCGTAGCGGCTAAAACAAAGAGAGAATTTATCATTGCAGATGCTTCCAAACTGGTAGACCACCTGGGTAAATTCAAATTACCCATTGAAGTGATCCCTTTTGCACGCGGTTATGTAATGGAAGAACTACGCAAGCTACAACTCAAAGCAGCGGTACGCCCTTTTATTACAGACGAAGGCAATAACATCATAGATGTGACTTATGGAAAGATAGAAGATCCCATAGCCCTCTCCGCACAATTGAACGAAATAATAGGCGTGGTTACGCATGGTTTGTTTATTAACCTCGCTTTTAATATCTTGATGGGGGAAGGAGACCAGGTAAAGGTCTTTTCTTAAACGAGTATCATCATGAAACCACATATCACCATCTCATATTGCCCAAAGTGCGGCTGGCTGCTGCGCGCTGCTTATATGGCACAGGAACTCCTCACTACTTTTGAAGAAGAGCTGGGAGGCGTTACACTTAAACCTTCTGAAATAGCTGGCAGCTACCAGGTCCTGCTGGGAGAGGAAGTGATCTTTGACCGCAAGCGGGATGGGCATTTCCCGGAGATCAAGGAATTAAAGCAAACAGTAAGGGATAAGGTGAGTCCCGGTAAGAGCCTGGGGCATTCAGACCGTAAGGCAGAAGCCTGAGGCGTACCTGGCCATAAAGGATAAGGCAAGCTGGTTACTCAGACTGCATGGCCTTACCCTTTCCCAGCCATAATAATCCATCCAGGATCAGTTTATCCTGTACCGGGTTATTGAAGGTGAAGGATAATTCCCTGTTGGTTTTGCCTTCATAATCGATATCATTATGCCCCATGTTCACGTACAGCATTTTGTAATGCCTGTTTGTCCATACCACCGGGTAATATCCGCTATGCCAGATCTCATAGGCCTTAGGGCCTGTTCCCAAAGGGAAGCTCGCAGGGTCTATAGCCAGTAATATTTTAATGGAAGGATTCTTGCGCAGGTCGTTGGACCAGCGGTACCATTCATTGGGAGAGGCTTTAAAGGTGGCAGGTAAGTTTTTGGTGGCAGGATGTTTTGCATCTTCTACCCGCAGGATAGCAGAAGTAGGCCGCCAGGTATTACTGCCATAAGAACCGGAGCCAAGGAACTCATTATGATACCAGTCCCAGTTCTGCGGATAGGCAGAAGGTGTGAGGGCAAAGGCTGCAAAATGAAAACCCATCCATCCGCCACCGTTTTCCATATACGCTTTGAATGCTTCCCGCTGTGCAGGATCATCCGGCCGGGTATCGAGGAAAAGTACTACTTGGTATTGGGAGAGGAAAGCTTTGTTCATATTACTCCAGTTATTGGTTGAATCATAACTGAAGCCATGTTTAACAGCCATGTCCGCAAACCAGCGGTTGGCCTCGTGTACATAACTTACATGCGCAGGGTCATTCTTGCCGGTGTAGAAACCGATCACTTTAAACTGGGCAGAAACATCTGTAATAAAAAAGGAACAGAGCAGATATAGGACAATTTTCATACGGGAATTTTAATGCTTTAAAAATAGTAATTTTAGTGACATTAAAACCATGCGTATGAAAAGTGCAACAATGCTCCTGGCCGTGTTCTTTTGCGCAACAATGGCAACATTTGCGCAGGCCGCGGAAGGGGATAAGATCTTAGGTATCTGGTTAAGTGAAAACAAGAATGGAAAGATCCAGATCTACAAAGCAGGAGATAAGTATTTCGGGAAACTGATCTGGGGTAAAACCATGTACGAAGCAGATGGTGTTACTTCCCGGAAAGATACCAAGAACAGTGATGCATCCCAGCGGAACAGGAACCTGAAAGACCTGGTGATCCTCACCAATATGGAATACGATGACGGGGAATGGACGGATGGTAAAGTGTATGATCCGGAAAAAGGAAAAACATATAGCTGTACCATGAAGCTGAATGGCAACCAGCTCAGCCTGCGGGGGTATGTCGGCGTTTCCTTATTGGGCCGCACTTCTGTATGGACAAGGGTACAATAAAGGATAAAAATGAAGGTGCCTCATCAATAAATGAGGCACCTTGTAAAAAATCTAAGGAAAATAAAGTATTTTGTGCCCCTTAACCTGTGAGCTATACCCCTCCTCTGATATGTAATAGCTTTAACCCATCCTGCGGAACACCATAAAGTTTCACGTAATCCTTTACCTTTTAAATTAATCACCATGCGAACATTGTTTTGTACGGCTATCGCTTTTAGCCTGTTCCTTTTTAGTTGCAAGAAAAATGATCAACCTCCTGCCCCGGAGCCCCCAACGGAAAAGATCCCCGTTAAGTTCACTGTTGCTGACTTTAACCGGCAGGTAACGGACCTGGATGCACGGAAAGCGCCAGGGAAGGACCTTAATAACCTCCGGGATTCTTTGAACCCCGGGATCGAATACCTGTATTATAATGCGTATGGCTCTAACGGCCAGCGTGTGAGTACTAAAGTACAGATATTACAACTGAATAATGTTGATTTTGGGACTATCACAGATTCGTTGCCTGCCGATAGCTATATTGTAGTATTGGTAGGATCATCCACTCCCGTATATTGGGAATATCCGGACCCCAACAGCTTCTACCAGTCAAGGTTGAACTTCAAAACTCCCGGTGGAGAACTAAGAACGATCCCGGACCTTTTCTACAAGCGTTTAACGATCAATGTAGCCCCCAATAGCCCGCTGCCGGATACAAGTATTATACTCAAACGTATGGTCGGCAAATTAGAAGTTGTGGTTACGGATGCACTGCCTAATGACAGTATTGATATTTCTATCAGCTATGAATCCTACAGGTTTAACCTGGAAAGAGGCGTGGCTGCAGATGTGTATATGCCCAAACATATCAGCAAAAAAGATGTAAAAACCTTTTCTGATTATGTGCTTAACCTGGAATTTCCGTTTACTGTGACCATTAATGCATTAGATCGTACCACGGGAGCGCTCCGTACTAAAACTGCTAATATGGTTTACTGTTATAAGAATAAAAAGACCATTTTATCAGGAAATATGTTTACCAGTACCTCTGGCTTTAAAGTAAGTGTTGATGATGCATGGGATGCCGATGCTGAACCAATACATTTCTAGAAAAAGGGTGCCTCATGTAATGATGAGGCACCCTTTTTTATTAAGGAAGGATATTTACATCTAAGCCCTCATTCCAATGTTTGTGTTCCGGCGTATAATAGAGATAGGTATTACTCGCCTTGCCTTTATAAGTACCGGGTACTTCTGCCTTAAGGTCCAGGCTTACCTTTTTAACCTCGTTTGGTGCAAAGCCCATCCAGTATAATACGAGATAGTTATCAAAGATCTCATAATAGGCTGCTTCTTTCTTTTCCATGATCTCTTTCAGCTGCCAGGGCTGTGTGGCCAAACCGGCCGGGATACCGATCTTCACTATGGCCATAGGTTGCAGGATGGATTTATCATTGGTCACCTGTATATCCAGCCTTACCGTTTCTCCCACTTTCGTGCGTGTATCCTTTAACCGGGTATCCAGTTTCAGTTCTGCTTTTTCACTATTCGGCGGGGTGAAGGTAAAGTAAGCTACTTCCATGTTATAGGGTACGGTTTCTTTCTCATTGGCAAAATGTGCATGGAAAGCATTCTTCCCTTCCCTGAAAGCATGTTGTGCACCTGGTTGAACAGTTGCTCCATTCAGGCTAAAATCAAGCCTGAAATCATCCGGCCTTTGCCCGGCCAGTTTGGAATAAGCAACGATCGCTTCCAAAGCTAATACCGTAGCCTGTGTGGAACCATAACCATAGTAGGATTTTTGCCCCAGGACCTTTGATATGATCCCCGCCACTTCCCCGATCCTGGGAGAAGGATCCCGCATCAATGCCAGGGCATAAAGTGAAAGCGTTTCTATTTGCAGCGATTCATCGCGGGAATTCACTACGCTGGTTTCCGCTTTGTCCATATTGATAGTGCGTAATGTGTTCATCAATACCCTGTAGTCATTTTCACTTTTCATATTGCTGGCGGCAATAGCCATCATAGCCAGTTGGTAAGGATCGTTGTTTTGAATGGCGCTGTTCAAAGCTGTTTTATATTCCAGTTCAATCTCTTTACCGATACCCGCCTGTGTTAAAGCATATACCACATAGATGTTGGCAATCCTGGCTGGTACTGATGCAAAGCGGTCGTAACCTCCATCGGACATCCGGAAGGTACCTTTACCGTCTCTGCGTTTCAACAGAAAATCTTTCGTGCGTGCCAGCATTTGTTTATCTACATGCAGGAATTCCTGCATGGCCGTAAATTCCAATAAACCATAAGCAGTGAGCGCTACATGCGGAGGTGTATGACCGAACCATTCAAATCCGTTCTCTGCCGTTTCATATCCCACCAGTCTTTTATAACCGTTTTCAATATACCCCATCGCTTTCTTTTCAATCTTCTCATTCGATCTTCCGGATTCCCGCAAATACTTAAGGATGAAAATATTGGGATAGGTGGAAGAAGAGGTCTGCTCAAAACAACCGGAGGGTTCCCGCAGCATGGATTCAATGCCGTCCAGTAACTGGCCTTCGAGGCTGGTGTAAAGGCGGAGATTTGTTCTCAGGCTGCCCGGGATCATTTTATTAATGTTCACGGTATGTTGTGCAGATACATTTCCGGAGAATGTTTCTATCACCGGGAAACCTTTATCGCTTGCCGTAACTGGCAGGGCGAGAACTTCTTCATTCACGGAGAAACGGATGGTTCCTTCCACTGTCGCTGTAGCTTCTATGGGTATTAATACTTCCCTTGCCTGCCCTGCAGGTAATACAAAGCGGCTGTCAAAACTGCCTGTCTTTATTTTTTCAGGTAAGCTCAGTGCAATATGAATGTCCGTGGCAACATTCCTGTTGTTCTTGATCACAAGAGGGATCAGGGCTTTGTCTCCAACAGTCAGGTAAGGCGGTATCTTGGCATCTGCACTGATAGCATGCTGTGCGGCATAGGTATGTTCCGCTCTGCCCACTTTTCCGTTATACCCGATCCCTTCCGCAATAGCCCTGAAAGTAGTGGTAGCATCTGAGTTATAGAATTCTACTGTAGCTTCTCCCTTTGCGTTTGTTTGTACAACCGGGTTCCAGTAAATGGTTTCCCTGAAATCATTCCTTTCCCTGGTAGTGGTGGTCTGATACAGGGGGGCATAGAACTTCCTGGCCACTGCATAGCTGGGGGTGGCGGATGTTACCTGGGTGGTAGCGTAATAATACTGGGAGGTGAGATCAATGCTGATCTTTTTCTGGTTGAGCTTTTTGGATTCTATGATGATCACGCCATTAGCAGCCATGCAGCCATAGATAGCGGAAGCTGCTGAATTTTTCAGTACGGTAACGGATTCGATGTCATTAGGGTTTAAGGTGCTCAGATCTATCCTGTCCATCACCACACCATTCACTACCCACAATGGCTCATTTGATCCGTTGAGGGAATTGGCGCCCCGTATCATTATCCTGCTGCCAAAACCCGGGTTGGCATTCTGAACAACCTGCACACCTGCTATTTTACCAGCCAGCGCTTCCTGCATATTGGCATTCATGGCCAGGTCCTGTTTGGCTATTGTAATTATTGCGCCTGCCATGGTTTTCTTCTGTTGCACGCCAAAGCCTACCACTACCACTTCTTCCAGCTTCTTTTCTTTTTCATCCTTCGGCCATAATTCAGGCTGCTCTATGGGTTTAGCTGCAACAGGTATCACCGCAGGCGCCATATTGTTGAATTGGGCGCCAAATTGCCGCGCAGCTATTGGATTAGACCCGATGCCGTTCTGATCTACCTTAATGCTCAGCTTTTCATTCCGGTTAAATGATTTCGCGATCAGGGTATAGTTAGTGTTTGGCTGCACATCGGCAAAGAAGAATAACCCGTCTCCGGAGGTGATCATTTCCATTGCTTTTTTGTCCCCATGAGAATGTATAAGGTATACAGTCGCCTTCACCGGTTCTTTCTTATCATTCAATACGAGACCGCTGATGGTATGCTGCTGGTCCGGTGCGTATAATAATTTGCCATCCAGTTCTATAGAGGGGAGATAGTCGAAATAACGGTATCCATGGGTAAGCATCACCAGGTCCAGTGTACCCGCTGCTTTGGGTTCTTCTTTTTTGAAACAGAAGGCAGGCTCTTCTATCTTTCCTTTCAGTTCAGTGCTCATCATCAGCCAGGAAATGATATGATCCTGTTTATCATCTGCAAAGGACCAGAGCTTATCATCTATCACAGACAATGAAAAGTTGGAAGGTACCGGTTTCCCATCCTCATCGAGTGTTTTCAGATGCAGGGTTACTTTTTCCCTGGGCAGGTATTTATCCTTGTCTGTAGTGATCTTAACATCCAGCAGTTTTTGTTTGTTGAGGAAAACGATCCTCTCTGCCAGGGGCTGGTCCTGTTCGGTATAAACAGTGAAACGGGCAATACCGGCGGGGAATAAGCCTGTGTTTACGGGGATCTCCTGTTCTCCTTTTTGAAGAGAGATGGTTTCATTAAAGTAATTCACACCTTTTACCTGTCCAATAAGCCTGACAACGATGGGCTGTGTAGCCAGGAGGCGGACCTTATTATCCGTCATATTGATCACCACGCCCTTTTGTATAGCAGCAGGGACCTTGAAGGATCCCGTAATGTTGGCTGGTGAGCTGATCTTAACAGTATATGTACGGTTGGCTTCAGGTGTAAAGCTGAATTTCCCCATCCCAAAATGATAACTCTCAATGGAAGTAACCTTGCGGCCTTTATCGTCTGTTACATCTCCCTTTACATCCACCGGTTTTCCTTGTTCATTGATGGCCTTAAAGGCAACATTGGTGGTGAGGCCATTTACCAGCCTGCCACCTTCCGGCATAAACTGAAGGTCTATTTTATTCAGTACGATAGGGATGCTCCGGGAAATAGCTTCCACATAACCATCATGCTGAAGGGTGATATTCAGCAGGCCATCGCCGGAAGAAAGGTCTTTTGGTAACCGGAACCGCAGTTGTGCTTTTCCTTCCTGATTGGTAGAAAAATTACTGGTCTGGATCACTACGCCGGAAACAGATACGGTGTACTTTGCCTCTTTGTTTCGCACAGGCTGGTCATCCAGGCTGCGCACTGAAAAATCCGCTATCACTTCATCGCCGCCACCATATCCCTTTTTAGGAAATTCCAGTTTCATCAACAGGCGTGGTGCTATCACTTTTTGTAGTGTGATCTCTTTGGTGAACCAGGTAGTTTCTTTTTCATTCCGCATCCAGGAAGTATAGGCTTTGATCTTGTACACACCGCCTGTGGCCTGTTCCGGAAAATCAAAAGAACCTTCGATGTATCCGTTTTCAACACGGTAGTTGTATTTGGCTAATGGTGTGCCGGAAGGTGTGATCACTTCCACATAAGCAATACTGCTGAAGTTGGAAGGCCGCTGGTCCCGGGCATTCACCAGGTATAATTTGAAATAGACCGTTTCACCCGGCTTATAGAACACATGATCTGTTTGAACATAGATCTTTTCTTTGGCCGTGGCATAACTCAGCTGCTGTGCGAAACAGTTACCCACAAAGGCCATCATGAACAGGAATAGGCAGGAGAGGTATTTCATGTTATTAGAATTGAAGTGAAACATTAAATCCATACGTTTTCGTAGCAGGGAGATTAAAGAAGTCCAGGCCGCCTGCATTTGTCTGATCATACAATACCTGGTTCGGGTCCACGCCTTTATAAGCCGTCCATAATAGCAGGTTACTGATGTAAGTGGACAAAGTTATTTTCTGCGGGGATTTAATATGTTTAAAGTGCAGGTGCCAGGAAAGCTGGAGGTTATTGATGCGCAGGTGATCTCCTTTTTGAATGTAAGCTTCTGCCACACCACTTTCCCCATACCGTACCCAGCGGTTTTGCTCCACCGGCAGGGCCGGATTGTAGAAGTCAACAGGCATTGTGTTCACATGCCCGTCTGTTGTAACACCGGGGAATACATATCCTTTTACATGTCTGTTTGCATCAGATCTTCCATAATAATCCAACGCAGCCTGTGTGCCATTCCATACATCTCCTCCTTTTTTCCATTCCCAGTCTATTCCAAAGGTTAGTTGTTTCCAGTGCAGGTCATGGCTCATTTTGATCACAAGATCAGGAATGGGGTTGCCGATCACGGATAACCGGTCATTCACCAGCGGAAAGCCATCCGGCCCTATGATCAGCTGCTGATTGGCATCCCGCTCATAGGTGTTCCCCACAATGGCACCCAATACTTCTCCTTTTACGAGGGCTTTGCGCACATTGCTGAAACCAGCTATAGGGCTGAAATTGTAACCGTCGGCTACCTGTGTTACCTTGTCGTTGTAAGCATAGAAAGAAAGCCGGTTGGTAGTAGAGAAACGGCGGTTGAATATACCGGTTTCGAAAAGTTGCAGGCTCAGGTCAATGCCTGTTTTGCGATGATCTGCTATGTTCTTTAATACGATGGCGTTATTCTCGTACACGGGGAACATTTCATCCTGTACATCCCGGAGAAAGACCTCACCGCTTATAAACAAGTGTTTAAAGGTGAGGGAGAGAACGCCCGTCCATTCCCTGTTTGTAACAGGGCGCATCTTATCATAGCCATTCACTTCCTTTAGGGGAAAGTATTGCATGGCCTGCGCAGAAGAATACTGGAAGAGGTTAGCATAAGAGAGCGATTGGGAAACAGGCAGCTCGCTGTAGTATTGGTTGTAGGATGCATTGGCCCTGAGTTTTAAGTGGCCTTTCAATTGTGCGTATATGTTCGCAGAAGGGGAAAAGTATTGATGATTGATCAGTGTATTGGAAAGATAGATCCTGTTCCCTGCATCTATCCCGGTTTCGATATCATAGGTGTTATACCTGGTGGCGAAACTAAGTGTGGCCTGTTGTGCCGTTCGCTGATAGTGGTAAGTATTGATGGCAGACCGAAGGTCCCGTAATGTATAGTTCCCCTTGATCTCCGAGTTGAGACGGCTGCTGTGGGATATACGATAGAGGCCATTGGCATGCAGGAAATAGTTCGCATCGTGTTTGTTCCGCTGAAATGTAATGCCGGCGGGGAAGTAAGCGGTGCCGGGTTTATATCCTTCCAGGCTGTTCTCCTGTATATTTTCGTAAGACTGGGTTAATTTGTATTCATATTTCTGGTGCCATTTGCTGATGATCAGACCGGTGTTCTGCTGCGTTTGAAAGTAGTTGTTGCCACTGTTCCGCAGCAGGAAGTTAGGATTATCTGCCAGCGAACTATAGCTTGTATAAGGATCGCCGAAACTAACCGGTGTTAAAAGAGCATTCTGATAAACCCTGTTGAGGAAACCGTTCCTGTTGGAATTGGTAAAGCGGGTGTGCAGGTAATTATAACTGCCGGAGATCTTCATCCCTTTGATCATGGCTCCCAGTGTAAAGGCCATGCTTTTGGAACTGTTCTCGTTCTCCCTGATAAAGGTCTGCTCTTTGGATTGCCCCAGTTTCAGATCAAAGTTCCATGCCAACAGGTTATTCTTTAAAAGATCGGCTTGCAGGTTAAAAGCCTGTGAGAAGAGGCGGGCTGTTCTGAAAACAGGATGATGATATGCGGGCGCGCCGGGTTGAAGGGAAGGGCCGTAACTTAGCAGCTCATTGGTTTCCGGGCCGCGGTATACTAATTCTCCATTTACTGACCGGCCTTGCACATATTGTTCCTGTAAGGCTGGCAGCCGGTTAATGGTTTTGTATTCTAGGGCTGCATTTAAACTACCGCCAAGGGCTAAACGGTAAGCATCATTGCGGGTGATCTTCAGTTTCCCATCCACCACCCTGATCTTTTTAACAGGCATCGAAGGGTAGAAATAACTATCTATCACCAAAGGGCTTTTCCGCATGCTGTAACTGGAATCATGCTGTCTGCCCGGGGAAGCGATCAGTTTAAGATAGTCGTTGGATATTACCGGCTCAACAGGGTGGGTCGATTGGGCATATAATAGAAAAGGTGTAAGGATAAAAAGAAGCGTGATAGAGGTCCTGTTCATATGCTATCATTTGGAGGAAGGATGCATATTTTTCCAGGAATCCATAAAAGGGCGTAAAAAAAGCCGGTCTTTTCTACCTTACCTTTAACAGGTAGCCGGCGCTCAGGCCGAAGTAACGATTTTTCCTGATCTCGGGTTCAGGCGTGAAAGCATCTGTTAAACCCAGGCTGTAACTGGCGTTGAATATTAAGCCGTTCTTAAACTCATAACCTGCCATGAAGTTGAGGCCAT includes the following:
- a CDS encoding serine hydrolase, whose protein sequence is MKKVLLCLCSLALCKVTLAQQDPRLKSLDTLAETVLKNWHGAGFAVAVIEKDKVIYAKGFGYRDVEKKLPVTPNTQFAIGSCTKSFTAALVGLLNQEGKLDIDKPVRDYLPSLKFYDDKMNDQITLRDMMCHRTGLSRYDLSWFMFNTASKDSLIQRIQYHEPSAPIRTKWQYNNWMFLAQGVVAEKLTGKSWEENIEERFFRKLDMKNSNLNIDGLKQHAEPAIGYTVENDRPKKMDYYNINGMAPAGSINSSVMDMSNWVITWINGGKFKGKEIIPPGYVTQAISSQMSMGGGAPPKSVPDVHSVAYGFGWMLTSYRGHYEVEHGGNINGFSASTSFYPTDSIGIVILTNQNGSTIPTIIRYEIADKLLGLKDIAWNKYYLDKAKQPPQPKDTAAKEVVKGADVSRPAQDFTGYYDNRGYGKFEITEKNDSLFVQLPDGNSWYLLHYCYDIYDPVLVDKEKGVNKDNKYPWRFTFRTDEQGNISTVSIPVESPVKPTIFTRTEKALALNADSLKKYEGEYTMGPMTAKVYRKGGAELFLFVQGQPEYTLIPTGKDKFSLKGLTGFSVRFTVNDQGETTEAVFLQPNGTFKVPRKK
- a CDS encoding glycine-rich domain-containing protein, which codes for MKGTGNFAMKFANDPLWQKIDTFSLHDPAFTQKLAKENNWTPGFTERAISEYKRFIYLCCIMPNGASPPPVVDEVWHLHILYTVNYWEEFCDRTLGRKLHHHPSGGGLGEKERHVNWLEDTIKNYRFIFEEEPPPDIWGTASPPNLNINPPSGNKRPVFPRSILVLLLIILIAVFNNMNYAFLPWITFGAIIIIVLSASSNKKGNGSGGCSGSSCSSSCSSSCGSSCGGGCGGCGGD
- a CDS encoding molybdopterin-dependent oxidoreductase, translated to MEDSEKLKRIVDARMKLKARFEDKIRNTPSVSDNRPMGKGNPNRHGMPVIPVGQTLTVKWPVLDLGIQPDVPLNEWRLVIDGDVESPVELTWEDFLALPQTEDTSDFHCVTTWSKLNMNWKGVRLLDLAALVQPHETATHILCYGYDGYTTNISLEEALKPDVLLVHTIEGVPLPKEHGGPVRMITPQLYAWKGSKWINRIEFLQKNKLGFWEERGYSNTAYPWRNDRYS
- the rpiA gene encoding ribose-5-phosphate isomerase RpiA translates to MNKEKEKENAALAAVAFIEDHMVVGLGTGSTAYYAITAIAERVKKGLQIKAVPTSEQTATLALSLGIPLTDINAVDVIDITIDGADEFTKEKYMIKGGGGALLREKIVAAKTKREFIIADASKLVDHLGKFKLPIEVIPFARGYVMEELRKLQLKAAVRPFITDEGNNIIDVTYGKIEDPIALSAQLNEIIGVVTHGLFINLAFNILMGEGDQVKVFS
- a CDS encoding SelT/SelW/SelH family protein, encoding MKPHITISYCPKCGWLLRAAYMAQELLTTFEEELGGVTLKPSEIAGSYQVLLGEEVIFDRKRDGHFPEIKELKQTVRDKVSPGKSLGHSDRKAEA
- a CDS encoding ThuA domain-containing protein, which translates into the protein MKIVLYLLCSFFITDVSAQFKVIGFYTGKNDPAHVSYVHEANRWFADMAVKHGFSYDSTNNWSNMNKAFLSQYQVVLFLDTRPDDPAQREAFKAYMENGGGWMGFHFAAFALTPSAYPQNWDWYHNEFLGSGSYGSNTWRPTSAILRVEDAKHPATKNLPATFKASPNEWYRWSNDLRKNPSIKILLAIDPASFPLGTGPKAYEIWHSGYYPVVWTNRHYKMLYVNMGHNDIDYEGKTNRELSFTFNNPVQDKLILDGLLWLGKGKAMQSE
- a CDS encoding DUF2147 domain-containing protein, whose product is MKSATMLLAVFFCATMATFAQAAEGDKILGIWLSENKNGKIQIYKAGDKYFGKLIWGKTMYEADGVTSRKDTKNSDASQRNRNLKDLVILTNMEYDDGEWTDGKVYDPEKGKTYSCTMKLNGNQLSLRGYVGVSLLGRTSVWTRVQ